A genomic stretch from Salvelinus namaycush isolate Seneca unplaced genomic scaffold, SaNama_1.0 Scaffold3365, whole genome shotgun sequence includes:
- the LOC120040213 gene encoding transcription factor ETV6-like, translating into VSKCPPTIPSSQEEEPLNLSNQERTEREVPPREANGKIPDCRLLWDYVYQLLSDQRYQLFIRWEDQESLVFRVVDPNGLARLWGNHKNRANMTYEKMSRALRHYYKLNIIKKEPGQKLLFRFLKTPQEIKQHRADRLDSADSPEHSPSHSPSHSPSHSPSHSPSHSPRLDFSEDGLEVSPEYNSPSSNPLSMTV; encoded by the exons atgtgTCCAAGTGTCCTCCCACAATCCCCAGCTCCCAGGAGGAGGAGCCCCTCAACCTGTCCAATcaggagaggactgagagagAAGTCCCACCTAGAGAGGCCAACGGCAAGAtcccag aCTGCAGGTTGCTGTGGGACTATGTGTACCAGCTGTTGTCAGATCAGCGCTACCAGCTCTTCATCCGCTGGGAGGACCAGGAGAGCCTGGTGTTCAGGGTGGTCGACCCCAACGGACTAGCTCGACTCTGGGGGAACCACAAG AACCGAGCCAACATGACGTATGAGAAGATGTCTCGTGCTCTGAGACACTACTACAAACTCAACATCATCAAGAAAGAACCCGGACAGAAACTACTCTTCag gtTTCTGAAGACCCCTCAGGAGATCAAGCAGCACCGAGCGGACCGCCTCGACTCAGCAGATTCCCCTGAACACTCACCCTCACACTCACCCTCACACTCACCCTCACACTCACCCTCACACTCACCCTCACACTCACCCCGGCTGGACTTCAGTGAGGATGGTTTGGAGGTGTCCCCTGAATACAACTCTCCAAGCTCTAACCCCCTAAGCATGACGGTATGA